In a single window of the Callithrix jacchus isolate 240 chromosome 1, calJac240_pri, whole genome shotgun sequence genome:
- the NPR2 gene encoding atrial natriuretic peptide receptor 2 isoform X6, giving the protein MEVERRGYQGLEGDPAKNEHYRTLVRTGPSAPKLGEFVVTLHGHFNWTARAALLYLDARTDDRPHYFTIEGVFEALQGSNLSVQHQVYAREPGGPEQATHFIRANGRIVYICGPLEMLHEILLQAQRENLTNGDYVFFYLDVFGESLRAGPTRATGQPWQDNRTQEQAEALREAFQTVLVITYREPPNPEYQEFQNRLLIRAREDFGVELAPSLMNLIAGCFYDGILLYAEVLNETIQEGGTREDGLRIVEKMQGRRYHGVTGLVVMDKNNDRETDFVLWAMGDLDSGDFQPAAHYSGAEKQIWWTGRPIPWVKGAPPSDNPPCAFDLDDPSCDKTPLSTLAIVALGTGITFIMFGVSSFLIFRKLMLEKELASMLWRIRWEELQFGNSERYHKGAGSRLTLSLRGSSYGSLMTAHGKYQIFANTGHFKGNVVAIKHVNKKRIELTRQVLFELKHMRDVQFNHLTRFIGACIDPPNICIVTEYCPRGSLQDILENDSINLDWMFRYSLINDLVKGMAFLHNSIISSHGSLKSSNCVVDSRFVLKITDYGLASFRSTAEPDDSHALYAKKLWTAPELLNGNPLPTTGMQKADVYSFGIILQEIALRSGPFYLEGLDLGPKEIVQKVRNGQRPYFRPSIDRTQLNEELVLLMERCWAQDPAERPDFGQIKGFIRRFNKEGGTSILDNLLLRMEQYANNLEKLVEERTQAYLEEKRKAEALLYQILPHSVAEQLKRGETVQAEAFDSVTIYFSDIVGFTALSAESTPMQVVTLLNDLYTCFDAIIDNFDVYKVETIGDAYMVVSGLPGRNGQRHAPEIARMALALLDAVSSFRIRHRPHDQLRLRIGVHTGPVCAGVVGLKMPRYCLFGDTVNTASRMESNGQALKIHVSSTTKDALDELGCFQLELRGDVEMKGKGKMRTYWLLGERKGPPGLL; this is encoded by the exons ATGGAAGTGGAGCGGCGGGGGTACCAGGGGCTTGAGGGAGACCCGG CTAAGAATGAGCATTATCGTACCCTGGTTCGCACTGGCCCCTCTGCTCCCAAGCTGGGTGAGTTTGTAGTGACACTACATGGGCACTTCAATTGGACTGCTCGTGCCGCCTTGCTGTATCTGGATGCTCGCACAGATGACCGGCCTCACTACTTCACCATCGAGGGCGTCTTTGAGGCCCTGCAGGGCAGCAACCTCAGTGTGCAGCACCAGGTGTATGCCCGAGAGCCAGGGGGCCCTGAGCAGGCCACCCACTTCATCCGGGCCAACGGGCGCA TTGTGTATATCTGCGGCCCTCTGGAGATGCTGCATGAGATCCTGCTTCAGGCCCAGAGGGAGAATCTGACCAATGGGGATTATGTCTTCTTTTACCTGGATGTCTTTGGGGAGAGTCTCCGTGCAGGCCCCACACGTGCTACAGGCCAGCCCTGGCAGGACAATCGCACCCAGGAACAGGCTGAGGCCCTCAGAGAGGCCTTTCAG ACTGTATTGGTGATCACATACCGAGAACCCCCAAATCCTGAGTATCAGGAATTCCAGAATCGTCTGCTGATAAGAGCCCGGGAAGACTTTGGTGTGGAGCTGGCCCCTTCCCTG ATGAACCTCATTGCTGGCTGCTTCTATGATGGGATCCTGCTATACGCTGAAGTCCTGAATGAGACAATACAGGAAGGAGGCACCCGGGAAGATGGACTTCGAATTGTGGAGAAGATGCAGGGACGAAGATACCATG GTGTAACTGGACTGGTTGTCATGGACAAGAACAATGACCGGGAGACTGACTTTGTCCTGTGGGCCATGGGAGACCTGGATTCTGGGGACTTTCAG CCTGCAGCCCACTACTCGGGAGCTGAGAAGCAGATTTGGTGGACGGGACGGCCTATTCCCTGGGTGAAGGGGGCTCCTCCCTCGGACAATCCCCCATGTGCCTTTGACTTGGACGACCCATCCTGTGATAAAA CTCCACTTTCAACTCTGGCAATTGTGGCTCTGGGCACCGGAATCACCTTCATCATGTTTGGTGTTTCCAGCTTCCTAATTTTTCG AAAGCTGATGCTGGAGAAGGAGCTGGCTAGCATGTTGTGGCGCATTCGCTGGGAAGAACTGCAGTTTGGCAACTCGGAGCGTTACCATAAAGGTGCAGGCAGTCGCCTCACACTGTCGCTG CGGGGATCCAGTTACGGCTCGCTCATGACAGCCCATGGGAAATACCAGATCTTTGCCAACACCGGTCACTTCAAG GGAAATGTTGTCGCCATCAAACATGTTAATAAGAAGCGCATTGAGCTGACCCGGCAGGTTCTGTTTGAACTCAAACAT atGAGAGATGTTCAGTTCAATCATCTCACTCGCTTCATTGGCGCCTGCATAGACCCTCCCAACATTTGCATTGTCACTGAATATTGTCCTCGTGGGAGTTTACAG GATATTCTAGAGAATGACAGCATCAACTTGGACTGGATGTTTCGTTATTCACTCATTAATGACCTTGTTAAG GGCATGGCCTTTCTCCACAACAGCATTATTTCATCGCATGGGAGTCTCAAGTCCTCTAACTGTGTGGTGGATAGTCGTTTTGTGCTCAAAATCACAGACTATGGCCTGGCCAGCTTCCGATCAACTGCTGAACCTGATGACAGCCATGCACTCTATGCCA AGAAGCTGTGGACTGCCCCAGAACTGCTCAATGGGAACCCCTTGCCAACAACAGGAATGCAGAAGGCTGACGTCTATAGCTTTGGGATCATCCTGCAAGAGATAGCACTTCGCAGTGGTCCTTTCTACTTGGAGGGCCTGGACCTTGGCCCCAAAG AGATTGTCCAGAAGGTACGAAATGGTCAGCGGCCATATTTCCGGCCAAGCATTGACCGGACCCAACTAAATGAAGAGCTAGTTTTGCTGATGGAGCGATGCTGGGCTCAGGACCCAGCTGAGCGGCCAGACTTTGGACAGATTAAGGGATTCATTCGACGCTTTAACAA GGAGGGTGGCACCAGCATACTGGACAACCTCCTGCTGCGCATGGAACAGTATGCCAATAACCTGGAGAAGCTGGTGGAGGAACGTACACAGGCCTATCTGGAGGAAAAACGCAAGGCTGAGGCTCTGCTCTACCAAATTCTACCCCA TTCAGTGGCAGAGCAGTTAAAACGGGGAGAGACTGTACAGGCTGAGGCCTTTGACAGTGTTACCATCTACTTCAGTGACATTGTTGGCTTCACAGCATTGTCAGCAGAGAGCACCCCCATGCAG GTAGTGACACTTCTTAATGACCTGTATACCTGCTTTGATGCCATAATTGACAACTTTGACGTCTACAAG GTGGAGACGATTGGGGATGCTTACATGGTGGTATCTGGCCTCCCAGGCCGAAATGGTCAACGCCATGCACCAGAAATTGCTCGTATGGCCTTAGCATTACTAGATGCAGTTTCTTCCTTCCGCATCCGCCACCGACCCCATGACCAGCTGAGGCTACGCATAGGGGTACATACTG GGCCTGTCTGTGCTGGGGTCGTTGGCCTGAAGATGCCCCGTTATTGTCTTTTTGGAGACACAGTGAACACTGCTTCTCGAATGGAGTCTAATGGTCAAG CGCTGAAGATCCATGTCTCCTCTACCACCAAGGATGCCCTAGATGAGCTAGGATGCTTCCAGCTAGAGCTTCGGGGGGATGTGGAAATGAAG GGAAAAGGAAAGATGCGAACATACTGGCTCTTAGGAGAGCGGAAAGGACCTCCTGGACTTCTGTAA
- the NPR2 gene encoding atrial natriuretic peptide receptor 2 isoform X5, with protein sequence MEVERRGYQGLEGDPAKNEHYRTLVRTGPSAPKLGEFVVTLHGHFNWTARAALLYLDARTDDRPHYFTIEGVFEALQGSNLSVQHQVYAREPGGPEQATHFIRANGRIVYICGPLEMLHEILLQAQRENLTNGDYVFFYLDVFGESLRAGPTRATGQPWQDNRTQEQAEALREAFQTVLVITYREPPNPEYQEFQNRLLIRAREDFGVELAPSLMNLIAGCFYDGILLYAEVLNETIQEGGTREDGLRIVEKMQGRRYHGVTGLVVMDKNNDRETDFVLWAMGDLDSGDFQPAAHYSGAEKQIWWTGRPIPWVKGAPPSDNPPCAFDLDDPSCDKTPLSTLAIVALGTGITFIMFGVSSFLIFRPYRKLMLEKELASMLWRIRWEELQFGNSERYHKGAGSRLTLSLRGSSYGSLMTAHGKYQIFANTGHFKGNVVAIKHVNKKRIELTRQVLFELKHMRDVQFNHLTRFIGACIDPPNICIVTEYCPRGSLQDILENDSINLDWMFRYSLINDLVKGMAFLHNSIISSHGSLKSSNCVVDSRFVLKITDYGLASFRSTAEPDDSHALYAKKLWTAPELLNGNPLPTTGMQKADVYSFGIILQEIALRSGPFYLEGLDLGPKEIVQKVRNGQRPYFRPSIDRTQLNEELVLLMERCWAQDPAERPDFGQIKGFIRRFNKEGGTSILDNLLLRMEQYANNLEKLVEERTQAYLEEKRKAEALLYQILPHSVAEQLKRGETVQAEAFDSVTIYFSDIVGFTALSAESTPMQVVTLLNDLYTCFDAIIDNFDVYKVETIGDAYMVVSGLPGRNGQRHAPEIARMALALLDAVSSFRIRHRPHDQLRLRIGVHTGPVCAGVVGLKMPRYCLFGDTVNTASRMESNGQALKIHVSSTTKDALDELGCFQLELRGDVEMKGKGKMRTYWLLGERKGPPGLL encoded by the exons ATGGAAGTGGAGCGGCGGGGGTACCAGGGGCTTGAGGGAGACCCGG CTAAGAATGAGCATTATCGTACCCTGGTTCGCACTGGCCCCTCTGCTCCCAAGCTGGGTGAGTTTGTAGTGACACTACATGGGCACTTCAATTGGACTGCTCGTGCCGCCTTGCTGTATCTGGATGCTCGCACAGATGACCGGCCTCACTACTTCACCATCGAGGGCGTCTTTGAGGCCCTGCAGGGCAGCAACCTCAGTGTGCAGCACCAGGTGTATGCCCGAGAGCCAGGGGGCCCTGAGCAGGCCACCCACTTCATCCGGGCCAACGGGCGCA TTGTGTATATCTGCGGCCCTCTGGAGATGCTGCATGAGATCCTGCTTCAGGCCCAGAGGGAGAATCTGACCAATGGGGATTATGTCTTCTTTTACCTGGATGTCTTTGGGGAGAGTCTCCGTGCAGGCCCCACACGTGCTACAGGCCAGCCCTGGCAGGACAATCGCACCCAGGAACAGGCTGAGGCCCTCAGAGAGGCCTTTCAG ACTGTATTGGTGATCACATACCGAGAACCCCCAAATCCTGAGTATCAGGAATTCCAGAATCGTCTGCTGATAAGAGCCCGGGAAGACTTTGGTGTGGAGCTGGCCCCTTCCCTG ATGAACCTCATTGCTGGCTGCTTCTATGATGGGATCCTGCTATACGCTGAAGTCCTGAATGAGACAATACAGGAAGGAGGCACCCGGGAAGATGGACTTCGAATTGTGGAGAAGATGCAGGGACGAAGATACCATG GTGTAACTGGACTGGTTGTCATGGACAAGAACAATGACCGGGAGACTGACTTTGTCCTGTGGGCCATGGGAGACCTGGATTCTGGGGACTTTCAG CCTGCAGCCCACTACTCGGGAGCTGAGAAGCAGATTTGGTGGACGGGACGGCCTATTCCCTGGGTGAAGGGGGCTCCTCCCTCGGACAATCCCCCATGTGCCTTTGACTTGGACGACCCATCCTGTGATAAAA CTCCACTTTCAACTCTGGCAATTGTGGCTCTGGGCACCGGAATCACCTTCATCATGTTTGGTGTTTCCAGCTTCCTAATTTTTCG TCCTTACAGAAAGCTGATGCTGGAGAAGGAGCTGGCTAGCATGTTGTGGCGCATTCGCTGGGAAGAACTGCAGTTTGGCAACTCGGAGCGTTACCATAAAGGTGCAGGCAGTCGCCTCACACTGTCGCTG CGGGGATCCAGTTACGGCTCGCTCATGACAGCCCATGGGAAATACCAGATCTTTGCCAACACCGGTCACTTCAAG GGAAATGTTGTCGCCATCAAACATGTTAATAAGAAGCGCATTGAGCTGACCCGGCAGGTTCTGTTTGAACTCAAACAT atGAGAGATGTTCAGTTCAATCATCTCACTCGCTTCATTGGCGCCTGCATAGACCCTCCCAACATTTGCATTGTCACTGAATATTGTCCTCGTGGGAGTTTACAG GATATTCTAGAGAATGACAGCATCAACTTGGACTGGATGTTTCGTTATTCACTCATTAATGACCTTGTTAAG GGCATGGCCTTTCTCCACAACAGCATTATTTCATCGCATGGGAGTCTCAAGTCCTCTAACTGTGTGGTGGATAGTCGTTTTGTGCTCAAAATCACAGACTATGGCCTGGCCAGCTTCCGATCAACTGCTGAACCTGATGACAGCCATGCACTCTATGCCA AGAAGCTGTGGACTGCCCCAGAACTGCTCAATGGGAACCCCTTGCCAACAACAGGAATGCAGAAGGCTGACGTCTATAGCTTTGGGATCATCCTGCAAGAGATAGCACTTCGCAGTGGTCCTTTCTACTTGGAGGGCCTGGACCTTGGCCCCAAAG AGATTGTCCAGAAGGTACGAAATGGTCAGCGGCCATATTTCCGGCCAAGCATTGACCGGACCCAACTAAATGAAGAGCTAGTTTTGCTGATGGAGCGATGCTGGGCTCAGGACCCAGCTGAGCGGCCAGACTTTGGACAGATTAAGGGATTCATTCGACGCTTTAACAA GGAGGGTGGCACCAGCATACTGGACAACCTCCTGCTGCGCATGGAACAGTATGCCAATAACCTGGAGAAGCTGGTGGAGGAACGTACACAGGCCTATCTGGAGGAAAAACGCAAGGCTGAGGCTCTGCTCTACCAAATTCTACCCCA TTCAGTGGCAGAGCAGTTAAAACGGGGAGAGACTGTACAGGCTGAGGCCTTTGACAGTGTTACCATCTACTTCAGTGACATTGTTGGCTTCACAGCATTGTCAGCAGAGAGCACCCCCATGCAG GTAGTGACACTTCTTAATGACCTGTATACCTGCTTTGATGCCATAATTGACAACTTTGACGTCTACAAG GTGGAGACGATTGGGGATGCTTACATGGTGGTATCTGGCCTCCCAGGCCGAAATGGTCAACGCCATGCACCAGAAATTGCTCGTATGGCCTTAGCATTACTAGATGCAGTTTCTTCCTTCCGCATCCGCCACCGACCCCATGACCAGCTGAGGCTACGCATAGGGGTACATACTG GGCCTGTCTGTGCTGGGGTCGTTGGCCTGAAGATGCCCCGTTATTGTCTTTTTGGAGACACAGTGAACACTGCTTCTCGAATGGAGTCTAATGGTCAAG CGCTGAAGATCCATGTCTCCTCTACCACCAAGGATGCCCTAGATGAGCTAGGATGCTTCCAGCTAGAGCTTCGGGGGGATGTGGAAATGAAG GGAAAAGGAAAGATGCGAACATACTGGCTCTTAGGAGAGCGGAAAGGACCTCCTGGACTTCTGTAA
- the NPR2 gene encoding atrial natriuretic peptide receptor 2 isoform X3, producing MALPSLLLLVAALAGGVRPPGARNLTLAVVLPEHNLSYAWAWPRVGPAVALAVEALGRALPVDLRFVSSELEGACSEYLAPLRAVDLKLYHDPDLLLGPGCVYPAASVARFASHWRLPLLTAGAVASGFAAKNEHYRTLVRTGPSAPKLGEFVVTLHGHFNWTARAALLYLDARTDDRPHYFTIEGVFEALQGSNLSVQHQVYAREPGGPEQATHFIRANGRIVYICGPLEMLHEILLQAQRENLTNGDYVFFYLDVFGESLRAGPTRATGQPWQDNRTQEQAEALREAFQTVLVITYREPPNPEYQEFQNRLLIRAREDFGVELAPSLMNLIAGCFYDGILLYAEVLNETIQEGGTREDGLRIVEKMQGRRYHGVTGLVVMDKNNDRETDFVLWAMGDLDSGDFQPAAHYSGAEKQIWWTGRPIPWVKGAPPSDNPPCAFDLDDPSCDKTPLSTLAIVALGTGITFIMFGVSSFLIFRPYRKLMLEKELASMLWRIRWEELQFGNSERYHKGAGSRLTLSLGNVVAIKHVNKKRIELTRQVLFELKHMRDVQFNHLTRFIGACIDPPNICIVTEYCPRGSLQDILENDSINLDWMFRYSLINDLVKGMAFLHNSIISSHGSLKSSNCVVDSRFVLKITDYGLASFRSTAEPDDSHALYAKKLWTAPELLNGNPLPTTGMQKADVYSFGIILQEIALRSGPFYLEGLDLGPKEIVQKVRNGQRPYFRPSIDRTQLNEELVLLMERCWAQDPAERPDFGQIKGFIRRFNKEGGTSILDNLLLRMEQYANNLEKLVEERTQAYLEEKRKAEALLYQILPHSVAEQLKRGETVQAEAFDSVTIYFSDIVGFTALSAESTPMQVVTLLNDLYTCFDAIIDNFDVYKVETIGDAYMVVSGLPGRNGQRHAPEIARMALALLDAVSSFRIRHRPHDQLRLRIGVHTGPVCAGVVGLKMPRYCLFGDTVNTASRMESNGQALKIHVSSTTKDALDELGCFQLELRGDVEMKGKGKMRTYWLLGERKGPPGLL from the exons ATGGCGCTGCCATCACTCCTGCTGTTGGTGGCAGCCCTGGCAGGTGGGGTGCGTCCTCCCGGGGCGCGGAACCTGACGCTGGCGGTGGTGCTGCCAGAACACAACCTGAGCTATGCCTGGGCCTGGCCACGGGTGGGTCCCGCTGTGGCACTAGCTGTGGAGGCGCTGGGCCGGGCACTGCCCGTGGACCTGCGGTTTGTCAGCTCCGAACTGGAAGGCGCCTGCTCTGAGTACCTGGCACCGCTGCGCGCTGTGGACCTCAAGCTGTACCATGACCCTGACCTGCTGTTAGGCCCGGGTTGCGTTTATCCTGCTGCCTCTGTGGCCCGCTTTGCCTCCCATTGGCGCCTTCCCCTGCTGACTGCGGGTGCTGTGGCCTCTGGTTTTGCAGCTAAGAATGAGCATTATCGTACCCTGGTTCGCACTGGCCCCTCTGCTCCCAAGCTGGGTGAGTTTGTAGTGACACTACATGGGCACTTCAATTGGACTGCTCGTGCCGCCTTGCTGTATCTGGATGCTCGCACAGATGACCGGCCTCACTACTTCACCATCGAGGGCGTCTTTGAGGCCCTGCAGGGCAGCAACCTCAGTGTGCAGCACCAGGTGTATGCCCGAGAGCCAGGGGGCCCTGAGCAGGCCACCCACTTCATCCGGGCCAACGGGCGCA TTGTGTATATCTGCGGCCCTCTGGAGATGCTGCATGAGATCCTGCTTCAGGCCCAGAGGGAGAATCTGACCAATGGGGATTATGTCTTCTTTTACCTGGATGTCTTTGGGGAGAGTCTCCGTGCAGGCCCCACACGTGCTACAGGCCAGCCCTGGCAGGACAATCGCACCCAGGAACAGGCTGAGGCCCTCAGAGAGGCCTTTCAG ACTGTATTGGTGATCACATACCGAGAACCCCCAAATCCTGAGTATCAGGAATTCCAGAATCGTCTGCTGATAAGAGCCCGGGAAGACTTTGGTGTGGAGCTGGCCCCTTCCCTG ATGAACCTCATTGCTGGCTGCTTCTATGATGGGATCCTGCTATACGCTGAAGTCCTGAATGAGACAATACAGGAAGGAGGCACCCGGGAAGATGGACTTCGAATTGTGGAGAAGATGCAGGGACGAAGATACCATG GTGTAACTGGACTGGTTGTCATGGACAAGAACAATGACCGGGAGACTGACTTTGTCCTGTGGGCCATGGGAGACCTGGATTCTGGGGACTTTCAG CCTGCAGCCCACTACTCGGGAGCTGAGAAGCAGATTTGGTGGACGGGACGGCCTATTCCCTGGGTGAAGGGGGCTCCTCCCTCGGACAATCCCCCATGTGCCTTTGACTTGGACGACCCATCCTGTGATAAAA CTCCACTTTCAACTCTGGCAATTGTGGCTCTGGGCACCGGAATCACCTTCATCATGTTTGGTGTTTCCAGCTTCCTAATTTTTCG TCCTTACAGAAAGCTGATGCTGGAGAAGGAGCTGGCTAGCATGTTGTGGCGCATTCGCTGGGAAGAACTGCAGTTTGGCAACTCGGAGCGTTACCATAAAGGTGCAGGCAGTCGCCTCACACTGTCGCTG GGAAATGTTGTCGCCATCAAACATGTTAATAAGAAGCGCATTGAGCTGACCCGGCAGGTTCTGTTTGAACTCAAACAT atGAGAGATGTTCAGTTCAATCATCTCACTCGCTTCATTGGCGCCTGCATAGACCCTCCCAACATTTGCATTGTCACTGAATATTGTCCTCGTGGGAGTTTACAG GATATTCTAGAGAATGACAGCATCAACTTGGACTGGATGTTTCGTTATTCACTCATTAATGACCTTGTTAAG GGCATGGCCTTTCTCCACAACAGCATTATTTCATCGCATGGGAGTCTCAAGTCCTCTAACTGTGTGGTGGATAGTCGTTTTGTGCTCAAAATCACAGACTATGGCCTGGCCAGCTTCCGATCAACTGCTGAACCTGATGACAGCCATGCACTCTATGCCA AGAAGCTGTGGACTGCCCCAGAACTGCTCAATGGGAACCCCTTGCCAACAACAGGAATGCAGAAGGCTGACGTCTATAGCTTTGGGATCATCCTGCAAGAGATAGCACTTCGCAGTGGTCCTTTCTACTTGGAGGGCCTGGACCTTGGCCCCAAAG AGATTGTCCAGAAGGTACGAAATGGTCAGCGGCCATATTTCCGGCCAAGCATTGACCGGACCCAACTAAATGAAGAGCTAGTTTTGCTGATGGAGCGATGCTGGGCTCAGGACCCAGCTGAGCGGCCAGACTTTGGACAGATTAAGGGATTCATTCGACGCTTTAACAA GGAGGGTGGCACCAGCATACTGGACAACCTCCTGCTGCGCATGGAACAGTATGCCAATAACCTGGAGAAGCTGGTGGAGGAACGTACACAGGCCTATCTGGAGGAAAAACGCAAGGCTGAGGCTCTGCTCTACCAAATTCTACCCCA TTCAGTGGCAGAGCAGTTAAAACGGGGAGAGACTGTACAGGCTGAGGCCTTTGACAGTGTTACCATCTACTTCAGTGACATTGTTGGCTTCACAGCATTGTCAGCAGAGAGCACCCCCATGCAG GTAGTGACACTTCTTAATGACCTGTATACCTGCTTTGATGCCATAATTGACAACTTTGACGTCTACAAG GTGGAGACGATTGGGGATGCTTACATGGTGGTATCTGGCCTCCCAGGCCGAAATGGTCAACGCCATGCACCAGAAATTGCTCGTATGGCCTTAGCATTACTAGATGCAGTTTCTTCCTTCCGCATCCGCCACCGACCCCATGACCAGCTGAGGCTACGCATAGGGGTACATACTG GGCCTGTCTGTGCTGGGGTCGTTGGCCTGAAGATGCCCCGTTATTGTCTTTTTGGAGACACAGTGAACACTGCTTCTCGAATGGAGTCTAATGGTCAAG CGCTGAAGATCCATGTCTCCTCTACCACCAAGGATGCCCTAGATGAGCTAGGATGCTTCCAGCTAGAGCTTCGGGGGGATGTGGAAATGAAG GGAAAAGGAAAGATGCGAACATACTGGCTCTTAGGAGAGCGGAAAGGACCTCCTGGACTTCTGTAA